The proteins below come from a single Campylobacter sp. CCUG 57310 genomic window:
- a CDS encoding RNA polymerase sigma factor FliA translates to MDRAKQKQLNAYAQTIKKEQDDIVLQYMPALRAMAFRLKERLPSHIDVNDLISTGLEEMIKLSRKYDKEQNDSFWGYAKKRVYGSMLDFLRSLDVVSRASRALIKSIDSLVDEYFNTHEEEPSDEYLASVLDEDIDKIRDARNVSSVVMTLSLDDQMQILSEENVLDRVEKEDMIENIEQILSTFSKRDQLIIQLYYYEELNLKEISEILNITEGRISQIHKRLMSKIRDRLEGR, encoded by the coding sequence ATGGACAGAGCAAAGCAAAAGCAGCTTAACGCTTATGCGCAAACGATAAAAAAAGAGCAAGACGATATAGTCTTGCAGTACATGCCGGCACTGCGCGCGATGGCTTTTCGGCTAAAAGAACGCCTGCCTTCGCACATAGACGTAAATGACCTCATAAGCACCGGGCTTGAAGAGATGATCAAGCTATCTCGCAAGTATGATAAGGAGCAAAATGACTCGTTTTGGGGCTATGCTAAAAAAAGAGTTTACGGCTCGATGCTTGATTTCTTGCGAAGCCTTGATGTGGTAAGCAGAGCCAGCAGAGCGCTTATAAAGAGCATTGACAGCTTGGTTGACGAATATTTCAATACTCACGAAGAGGAGCCTAGCGATGAGTATTTAGCTAGCGTTCTTGATGAAGATATAGATAAAATTCGCGATGCCAGAAACGTAAGTTCAGTTGTGATGACCCTTAGTTTAGATGATCAGATGCAAATTTTAAGCGAAGAAAACGTGCTTGATAGAGTTGAAAAAGAGGACATGATAGAAAATATCGAGCAAATTTTATCCACCTTTAGTAAGCGCGATCAGCTGATAATTCAGCTATACTATTATGAAGAGTTAAATTTAAAAGAGATTAGCGAAATTTTGAATATTACCGAAGGGAGAATTTCGCAAATTCATAAACGTTTAATGAGTAAGATTAGAGATAGGCTTGAGGGTAGATAA
- the flhF gene encoding flagellar biosynthesis protein FlhF, protein MATKLYTFTGESSIEALKKAQEQCGERAMLVTTKQIRPKTINKKPLYEILVSVEEEDEPKQVAKSVNLKGYDKFQNQNNKFEQRPKFEIEELPLRNDFTVSDDELFGKSRTKNDFKSDDNILVNISKAAKEISEITKSSGMQSIQNDNPEGYSKKIDDVAKQMNALSDKVNLIADMIWEEKAPGRNNLVIPPEFASIYKAAKKSGMKEEHLEAIMQTTTQNMPTSMKTNPNAVKRYFYSLLRKMLPCRIEQDNKKQKIMMLVGPTGVGKTTTLAKLAARFAYSGEKRYKTGIITLDTYRIGAVEQLFQYAKMMKLPILDVIEVEDFKSAIKQLNHCDVILIDTTGNSQYDKEKLARLEKFLKSADAQIDVNLVLSAGSKVEDLLEIYDGFSFLDIDTLIITKFDETKIFGNVFSLIYETNTPVSFFSVGQEVPDDIMVAKSEFLVECVLEGFEKEANDE, encoded by the coding sequence TTGGCAACGAAGCTTTATACATTTACGGGCGAAAGTAGCATAGAAGCTCTTAAAAAGGCGCAGGAGCAGTGCGGAGAGAGAGCTATGCTGGTTACCACTAAGCAAATTCGACCAAAAACGATAAACAAAAAGCCTCTTTATGAAATTTTAGTAAGCGTGGAAGAGGAAGATGAGCCAAAGCAAGTCGCAAAGAGCGTGAATTTAAAGGGCTATGATAAATTTCAAAACCAAAATAACAAATTTGAACAAAGGCCGAAATTTGAGATAGAAGAGCTTCCTTTAAGAAACGATTTTACCGTTTCGGACGATGAGCTCTTTGGTAAATCCCGTACTAAAAACGATTTTAAAAGCGATGATAATATCCTTGTAAATATCTCAAAAGCCGCAAAAGAGATAAGCGAGATAACCAAATCAAGCGGCATGCAAAGCATACAAAACGACAATCCCGAAGGCTATAGCAAAAAAATCGATGATGTAGCAAAGCAGATGAATGCGCTAAGCGATAAGGTAAATTTGATAGCCGACATGATCTGGGAAGAAAAGGCACCTGGCAGAAATAACCTCGTGATACCGCCTGAATTTGCAAGTATCTATAAAGCGGCTAAAAAAAGCGGTATGAAGGAAGAGCACTTAGAAGCGATCATGCAAACTACAACCCAAAATATGCCAACTTCGATGAAAACAAATCCAAACGCCGTTAAGCGGTATTTTTATTCTCTGCTTCGCAAGATGCTTCCGTGCAGGATCGAGCAAGATAACAAAAAACAAAAGATAATGATGCTGGTTGGACCAACGGGAGTCGGCAAGACTACCACTCTTGCCAAGCTTGCCGCGCGGTTTGCTTATAGCGGCGAGAAGCGCTATAAAACGGGCATTATCACCCTTGATACTTATAGGATCGGGGCGGTTGAACAGCTCTTTCAGTATGCTAAGATGATGAAGCTGCCGATACTTGACGTGATCGAGGTTGAGGACTTTAAAAGCGCGATAAAGCAGCTAAATCACTGCGACGTGATACTAATAGATACGACGGGAAATTCGCAGTATGATAAGGAAAAACTAGCAAGGCTTGAGAAGTTTTTAAAGAGTGCGGATGCGCAGATAGATGTGAATTTAGTCCTTTCTGCGGGCTCAAAAGTCGAAGATCTGCTTGAAATTTACGATGGATTTTCATTTCTTGATATAGATACTTTAATTATCACCAAATTTGACGAGACGAAAATTTTCGGTAACGTCTTTTCGCTTATTTATGAGACAAATACGCCCGTTAGCTTCTTTTCGGTCGGGCAAGAGGTGCCTGATGATATCATGGTGGCTAAGAGCGAATTTTTAGTCGAGTGCGTGCTGGAAGGCTTTGAAAAGGAAGCAAACGATGAGTAG
- a CDS encoding metal-dependent hydrolase, with product MTIIKAKFIMLCDENFTILKDKAVAFEDIILKTGEASELIKQFPQADFIDAKDAIIAPAFINPHVHLEFSANKTSLIYGDFLEWLSSVIASRSELSKEANQTLIAKTIKEIQRSGVGTIGAVSSFGSDFEPCVKSCARIIYFNEILGTNEQILEANKQNFISRFKKSKEAQNELFIPAISVHSPYSTHPELANFALQIARDENLIVSTHLMESNHEKDWLTNGSGGFKEWLGKFNKSATPFYDVNSFISLFSGIKTLFTHCVYLNDFSKFEREFHSVTHCAFSNRLLSKKTLNLQNLIDEKIPFNIGTDGLSSNISLNFFDELRANLLIHSEFNPQNLAQILMLASTSNAAKALGLNLGEIATGKIADIAVYEGFGEIKESELALMLLLHTKNCQSLYINGKICEL from the coding sequence ATGACAATTATAAAAGCCAAATTTATCATGCTCTGCGATGAGAATTTCACTATCTTAAAGGATAAAGCGGTAGCATTTGAGGATATAATTTTAAAAACGGGCGAAGCAAGCGAGCTAATTAAACAATTTCCGCAGGCTGATTTCATAGACGCAAAAGACGCTATCATCGCTCCTGCATTTATAAATCCGCATGTTCATCTTGAATTTAGCGCAAATAAAACAAGCCTGATTTATGGGGATTTTTTAGAGTGGTTAAGTAGCGTAATAGCCTCTCGCAGCGAGCTTTCAAAAGAAGCGAACCAAACGCTTATAGCAAAAACCATAAAAGAAATTCAAAGAAGCGGAGTGGGCACGATAGGCGCTGTTTCAAGCTTCGGAAGCGACTTTGAGCCTTGCGTAAAAAGCTGCGCACGCATAATTTATTTTAATGAAATTTTAGGCACAAACGAGCAAATTTTAGAAGCTAACAAACAAAATTTCATCTCGCGATTTAAAAAGAGCAAAGAGGCGCAAAACGAGCTTTTTATCCCCGCGATTTCGGTTCATTCGCCCTATTCCACTCATCCTGAACTGGCAAATTTCGCACTTCAAATCGCCCGCGATGAAAATTTAATCGTATCGACTCATCTTATGGAATCAAACCACGAAAAAGATTGGCTTACGAATGGGTCCGGCGGGTTTAAAGAGTGGCTTGGCAAATTTAACAAATCAGCCACGCCTTTTTATGACGTAAATAGCTTTATATCGCTATTTTCCGGCATCAAAACGCTCTTTACGCACTGCGTTTATCTTAACGACTTTAGCAAATTTGAGCGCGAATTTCATAGCGTTACGCATTGTGCATTTTCAAACCGCCTGCTTAGTAAAAAGACACTAAATTTACAAAATTTAATTGACGAAAAAATTCCTTTTAACATCGGCACGGACGGACTTAGCTCAAATATAAGCCTGAATTTTTTTGATGAGTTAAGAGCTAATTTATTAATCCATAGCGAATTTAATCCTCAAAATTTAGCCCAAATTTTAATGCTAGCTTCAACTTCAAACGCAGCAAAAGCTTTAGGGCTAAATTTAGGAGAGATCGCTACGGGAAAAATCGCTGACATAGCTGTTTATGAAGGGTTTGGCGAGATCAAAGAAAGCGAACTTGCACTTATGCTTTTACTTCACACTAAAAATTGCCAAAGTCTTTACATAAACGGCAAAATTTGCGAGCTTTAA
- the fliY gene encoding flagellar motor switch protein FliY — MMNEFFKLFVNEVKATIEGLTGKTPDIGPKAEYDAPNQEGVKPPLAVANVNISGDITAKMILVATPVLMSAVSEWMMGEEEISRNDELGEDELDATKEIFSNIMGAFATSLGAQKNMPKLNFEISKVNFIDESSNFDISSFEKLYVYTVNIEDIQEQIGVVVDFSFVKFFNKDHKDGNANSKSQDDGAKSEFSAEEMRNIGLIMDVRLPIRVRIGSKRMLLKDVLSMDIGSVIELNQLANDPLEILISDKVVALGEVVIVDGNFGIQITQIGSKKERLEQLR, encoded by the coding sequence ATGATGAATGAATTTTTTAAGTTATTTGTAAATGAAGTAAAAGCGACCATCGAAGGACTTACCGGCAAAACCCCCGATATAGGCCCAAAAGCCGAATATGATGCCCCAAATCAAGAGGGAGTAAAGCCTCCTTTGGCAGTAGCAAACGTAAATATAAGCGGCGATATAACGGCTAAAATGATACTCGTAGCTACACCGGTGCTAATGAGTGCGGTAAGCGAGTGGATGATGGGCGAAGAGGAAATTTCGCGAAACGACGAGCTTGGCGAAGATGAGCTTGACGCTACAAAAGAGATATTTTCAAACATAATGGGCGCTTTTGCAACTTCGCTTGGCGCGCAAAAAAATATGCCGAAGCTGAATTTTGAAATTTCAAAGGTAAATTTCATAGACGAAAGCTCGAATTTCGATATAAGTTCATTTGAAAAACTCTACGTATATACCGTAAATATCGAAGATATACAAGAACAAATCGGAGTTGTGGTTGATTTTTCTTTCGTTAAATTTTTTAACAAAGACCATAAAGACGGCAATGCAAATTCAAAGAGTCAAGATGACGGCGCAAAGAGCGAATTTAGCGCCGAAGAGATGCGAAATATCGGTCTTATCATGGACGTTCGCCTGCCTATACGGGTGCGAATCGGCTCAAAAAGAATGCTTTTAAAAGATGTTTTAAGTATGGATATAGGCTCGGTAATCGAGCTAAATCAGCTTGCAAACGATCCGCTTGAGATATTAATCAGCGATAAAGTCGTAGCTCTTGGCGAAGTCGTTATCGTGGATGGAAATTTCGGTATCCAGATAACGCAAATAGGAAGCAAAAAAGAGCGCTTGGAGCAGCTTAGGTAA
- the mnmA gene encoding tRNA 2-thiouridine(34) synthase MnmA, translated as MCDRVYKRKIMKILMAMSGGVDSTISAKMLKEQGHEIIACYMKLHKKPGYHEKNIEKVKKACEFLGIKMHVLDLQDEFDKYVYQPFVDTYKDGRTPNPCALCNKFIKLGELLKFAKNLGCDKLATGHYVQVEDGFIKVAKDLNKDQSYFLAQVPQEVLKDMIFPLGDKLKSDIKELAKSVESLREFGEQAESSEICFVDTTYIDVLNRHYDTNLPGDVVDKSGKIIGRHSGYMHYTIGKRRGFEVFGAHEPHFVLSIDSKSNRIVVGSKDELERSDIKIQDINMFINEREFECDVKVRYRSVPLRARVLIDGQTGHIELKDRAYGVASGQLAVFYRDDLVIGSGFIV; from the coding sequence ATTTGCGATAGGGTATATAAAAGGAAAATAATGAAAATTTTAATGGCGATGAGCGGAGGCGTTGATTCTACGATTAGTGCGAAAATGCTAAAAGAGCAAGGACACGAGATAATAGCTTGCTATATGAAGCTACACAAAAAACCCGGTTATCACGAAAAAAACATTGAAAAAGTAAAAAAGGCCTGTGAGTTTTTAGGTATCAAAATGCACGTGCTTGATCTGCAAGATGAGTTTGATAAATACGTATATCAGCCGTTTGTGGATACTTATAAAGATGGTCGCACGCCAAATCCATGTGCTCTTTGCAATAAATTTATAAAGCTTGGCGAGCTGCTGAAATTTGCTAAAAATTTAGGCTGCGATAAGCTTGCTACAGGGCATTATGTGCAGGTTGAAGACGGATTTATCAAGGTTGCAAAAGATCTTAATAAAGATCAGAGTTATTTTTTAGCTCAGGTGCCCCAAGAGGTGCTTAAGGATATGATTTTTCCGCTTGGCGATAAGCTTAAAAGTGATATAAAAGAGCTTGCAAAGAGCGTTGAGAGCTTGCGCGAATTTGGCGAGCAAGCCGAAAGTAGCGAAATTTGCTTTGTGGATACTACATATATAGATGTCTTAAATCGCCACTATGATACGAATTTGCCGGGAGACGTGGTTGATAAAAGTGGCAAGATAATCGGCAGACATAGCGGCTATATGCACTATACTATCGGCAAAAGGCGAGGGTTTGAGGTCTTTGGCGCGCATGAGCCGCATTTTGTTTTAAGCATAGATAGTAAAAGCAACCGGATAGTTGTCGGCTCAAAAGATGAGCTTGAGCGTAGCGATATCAAGATACAAGATATAAATATGTTTATTAACGAGCGAGAATTTGAGTGTGATGTGAAAGTTAGATACCGAAGCGTGCCTTTACGCGCTCGTGTTTTGATAGACGGACAAACGGGACATATAGAGTTAAAAGATAGAGCTTATGGAGTAGCTAGCGGACAGCTAGCGGTGTTTTACCGAGATGATTTGGTTATCGGAAGCGGGTTTATAGTTTAA
- a CDS encoding YdhR family protein yields MWTENEEKGIAGGIYAFNSAQQAETYAKMHAKRLEEFKVATNFRYEILDANEKLSAITNFKLK; encoded by the coding sequence ATTTGGACCGAAAATGAAGAAAAGGGCATAGCCGGCGGAATTTATGCCTTTAACAGCGCCCAACAAGCCGAAACTTACGCCAAAATGCACGCTAAAAGGCTTGAGGAATTCAAAGTTGCTACAAATTTCAGATATGAAATTTTAGACGCTAATGAAAAACTAAGCGCAATTACAAATTTTAAATTAAAATAG
- a CDS encoding TIGR00730 family Rossman fold protein yields the protein MMEKILNDLTKFRDFAAYKNPSVTFFGSARFEPDNKFCKMAYELAYSLANDGFAIVSGGGGGIMEAANKGAFDSGKSPSIGLNIVLPFEQMTNPYATSKFVFESLNARKFALIERSKAFLIFPGGFGTLDELFEILVLAQIRNKRAKIYLIGSEFWGKLDDFIKTTLIEEKAISAEDLNLYEISDDLPKIAAEISQI from the coding sequence ATAATGGAAAAAATTTTAAATGATTTAACGAAATTTAGGGATTTTGCCGCGTATAAAAATCCTAGCGTTACGTTTTTTGGTTCGGCTAGATTTGAGCCTGATAATAAATTCTGTAAGATGGCTTACGAGCTTGCCTACTCGCTTGCAAATGACGGCTTTGCCATAGTTAGCGGCGGAGGCGGAGGCATAATGGAAGCTGCTAATAAAGGCGCTTTTGATAGCGGCAAGAGCCCTTCAATAGGACTAAATATCGTCCTTCCTTTTGAACAGATGACAAATCCTTATGCGACTAGCAAATTCGTATTTGAGAGCCTGAATGCACGCAAATTTGCGCTTATTGAAAGATCAAAGGCGTTTTTGATTTTCCCAGGAGGATTTGGTACGCTTGATGAGCTTTTTGAAATTTTGGTTCTTGCTCAAATTCGCAATAAAAGAGCTAAAATTTATCTTATCGGAAGCGAGTTTTGGGGCAAGCTTGACGATTTTATCAAAACTACTTTGATCGAGGAAAAAGCCATCAGTGCCGAAGATCTGAATCTTTATGAAATCAGCGATGATTTACCAAAAATCGCAGCTGAAATTTCTCAAATTTAA
- the fliM gene encoding flagellar motor switch protein FliM, with product MADILSQEEIDALLEVVDEDGDTSDIGSSSQEDQRQIIIYDFKRPNRVSKEQLRAIKGIHDKLARNLASQISSVMRSIVEIRLHSVDQMTYGEFLMSLPSPTSFNVFSIKPLDGNCVLEINPSIAFPMIDRLLGGNGEGFETSRELTDIEVNLLDAILRMMMQRLKDSWSMITDMYPNVEAKESSPNVVQIVSQNEIVIMVVMEIIVGNSSGMINICYPVIYLEPILSRLANRDIMLGETSAKKSRNKELKTLIGRAEVLYEAILGKANISVDEFLNLKEGDILRLDRSANDKAIVTIDKKDVFLAEVGLHRFRKSIRIEELIRTDRDEIKHILEQYEEERKAKLMSYEQEHNEYDDNMLDESSEYDE from the coding sequence ATGGCTGATATTTTAAGTCAAGAAGAGATAGACGCGCTGCTTGAAGTTGTCGATGAGGACGGCGATACAAGCGATATAGGAAGCTCATCGCAAGAAGATCAAAGACAGATAATTATCTATGACTTTAAGCGCCCAAATCGCGTTTCTAAAGAGCAACTTCGCGCGATAAAAGGCATTCACGATAAGCTTGCACGAAACCTGGCAAGTCAAATTTCAAGCGTTATGCGAAGCATCGTTGAAATTCGCTTGCATAGCGTTGATCAGATGACATACGGCGAATTTTTGATGAGCTTGCCAAGTCCTACCAGCTTTAACGTGTTTTCCATTAAACCGCTTGATGGAAACTGCGTTCTTGAAATAAATCCAAGTATAGCCTTCCCGATGATAGATCGCTTGCTTGGCGGTAACGGCGAAGGATTTGAAACCAGCAGAGAGCTAACCGATATAGAGGTAAATTTGCTTGACGCGATCCTTAGAATGATGATGCAGCGTCTTAAGGATAGCTGGAGCATGATAACCGACATGTATCCAAACGTAGAAGCTAAAGAGAGTAGTCCAAACGTCGTGCAAATAGTCTCTCAAAACGAAATCGTTATCATGGTTGTTATGGAGATCATTGTAGGAAATTCAAGCGGTATGATAAATATATGTTATCCCGTTATCTATCTTGAGCCGATATTAAGCCGTTTGGCAAACCGCGATATAATGCTTGGCGAAACAAGTGCAAAAAAGAGTAGAAATAAAGAGCTTAAGACTCTAATCGGGCGAGCCGAAGTGCTTTATGAGGCGATTTTAGGTAAGGCAAATATAAGCGTAGATGAATTTTTGAATTTAAAAGAGGGCGATATACTTCGTCTTGATCGCTCGGCTAATGATAAAGCTATCGTAACAATCGATAAAAAAGATGTCTTTTTAGCAGAAGTGGGACTTCATAGATTTAGAAAATCAATCAGGATAGAAGAGCTTATCAGAACTGATAGGGACGAGATTAAGCATATATTAGAGCAGTATGAAGAAGAGCGCAAAGCAAAACTTATGAGTTACGAGCAAGAGCATAACGAATATGACGATAATATGTTAGATGAAAGCAGCGAATATGATGAATGA
- a CDS encoding Xaa-Pro peptidase family protein encodes MQNFILRDENAIYAQCGYSCDNAIFLSINGRKFFLTDARYAIEARELAKGCDVVEIERSLIKDTRLFLRKNGVKKMDFNPLDFSYGAFSELSKNLRINFTPKPNFSQISRMVKSEDEIKILKEAATLGAKCFDEFALFVRQNGEGMSEEELFFNAELIFKQRGELELSFSPIVAINENAAKAHALPSKKKLRHGDLLLLDAGVKFKRYCSDRTRTACFDENFNFSKEQNFKSSKHQEIYEIVKEAQILAIKAVQIGKKACEIDAAAREFIAKQGFGKQFFHSTGHGVGLDIHELPFISARSNEIIKEGMVFSVEPGIYIEGEFGVRIEDVVVVRQDGAEIL; translated from the coding sequence ATGCAAAATTTTATCCTAAGAGATGAAAACGCTATCTATGCGCAGTGCGGATATAGCTGTGATAATGCGATATTTTTAAGCATTAACGGGCGTAAATTTTTCCTGACCGACGCAAGATACGCTATCGAAGCAAGAGAGCTTGCCAAAGGGTGCGATGTCGTTGAGATAGAGCGCTCTTTAATAAAGGATACTAGGCTATTTTTGCGCAAAAACGGAGTTAAAAAGATGGATTTTAACCCGCTTGATTTTAGCTACGGCGCATTTAGCGAGCTTAGTAAAAATCTTAGGATAAATTTCACGCCAAAGCCTAATTTCTCACAAATTTCACGCATGGTAAAGAGTGAAGACGAGATAAAAATTTTAAAAGAGGCAGCAACTCTTGGAGCAAAGTGCTTTGATGAATTTGCTCTGTTTGTAAGGCAAAACGGCGAGGGAATGAGCGAAGAGGAGCTGTTTTTTAATGCCGAGCTTATATTTAAGCAGCGCGGCGAGCTTGAGCTTAGCTTTAGCCCGATCGTTGCAATAAATGAAAATGCGGCTAAAGCGCATGCCTTGCCAAGCAAAAAGAAGCTAAGACATGGCGATTTGCTCTTACTTGATGCCGGTGTAAAATTTAAGCGTTACTGTTCTGATAGAACTAGAACTGCGTGCTTTGATGAAAATTTTAACTTCTCAAAAGAGCAAAATTTTAAAAGCTCAAAGCATCAAGAGATTTACGAGATAGTAAAAGAGGCTCAAATTTTAGCTATCAAAGCCGTTCAAATCGGTAAAAAAGCTTGCGAAATAGATGCGGCGGCGCGTGAATTTATCGCAAAGCAAGGCTTTGGAAAGCAGTTTTTTCACTCTACGGGACACGGTGTGGGGCTTGATATACACGAGCTTCCGTTTATCTCTGCCCGCTCAAACGAGATCATAAAAGAGGGTATGGTTTTTAGCGTGGAGCCTGGGATTTATATCGAGGGTGAATTTGGCGTAAGGATCGAGGATGTCGTAGTGGTTCGCCAAGACGGAGCTGAAATTTTATGA
- the aroQ gene encoding type II 3-dehydroquinate dehydratase has protein sequence MERNFKIMVIQGPNINLLGTREPNIYGIMKMEDIHSQMKLFAEQNNIDIEFFQSNLEGEIVDKIQECFGEVDGIIINPAAYTHTSIAIRDALSAVNLPVIEVHISNIHRREEFRQKSMIAPVTAGQIIGFGPVGYHLAMIGMLQVFEQVKAMRAAQKAE, from the coding sequence GTGGAAAGAAATTTCAAAATTATGGTGATCCAAGGTCCAAATATCAACCTTCTTGGCACAAGAGAGCCTAATATCTACGGCATTATGAAGATGGAGGACATACACTCTCAGATGAAGCTTTTTGCAGAGCAAAATAACATAGACATAGAATTTTTTCAAAGCAACTTAGAGGGTGAAATCGTAGATAAAATTCAAGAGTGTTTTGGCGAGGTTGACGGTATCATCATAAATCCTGCCGCTTACACGCATACTTCAATCGCCATTAGAGATGCGTTAAGTGCGGTAAATTTGCCAGTTATTGAAGTGCATATAAGCAACATCCACCGCAGAGAGGAATTTAGACAAAAAAGCATGATCGCACCTGTTACCGCAGGTCAAATCATAGGCTTTGGACCTGTGGGATACCATCTGGCTATGATCGGCATGCTTCAAGTTTTTGAGCAAGTAAAAGCGATGAGAGCGGCTCAAAAAGCGGAGTAA
- a CDS encoding MinD/ParA family protein, producing MSSQADKLKSLVASNKRAKNTHFVAITSGKGGVGKSTISANLANILANNGYKVALFDADIGLANLDVILNVRASKNLLHVLKGECSLKDVLIEIKPNLTLIPGESGDEILKFNNQFLYERFLDEASVLDGLDFLIIDTGAGIGGNTHMFLEAADEVIVVTVPDPAAITDAYAVIKVTSKIKDNMLMVFNMVKNEKEAVRIFENIQKVARANIGSELKLELLGYLSDDKNVSRSIKQRTLFTQESEFSLSSGEMKDIASRLLYRLERKVLDTTDNRSFKGFFKRLIEQF from the coding sequence ATGAGTAGTCAAGCCGATAAACTAAAATCTCTCGTAGCTTCAAATAAAAGAGCCAAAAACACTCATTTTGTGGCTATCACAAGCGGTAAAGGCGGCGTTGGCAAGAGCACGATAAGCGCAAATTTGGCAAACATCCTTGCAAACAACGGCTATAAAGTGGCTTTGTTTGACGCGGATATCGGGCTAGCGAATTTAGATGTGATACTCAATGTGCGTGCTAGTAAAAATTTGCTTCACGTGCTAAAGGGTGAGTGTTCGCTAAAAGATGTTTTAATCGAGATAAAGCCGAATTTGACGCTGATTCCTGGCGAAAGCGGCGATGAAATTTTAAAATTTAACAACCAGTTTTTATATGAGAGATTTTTAGATGAGGCCAGCGTGCTTGACGGGCTTGATTTTCTCATCATCGATACGGGCGCGGGCATAGGCGGCAATACGCATATGTTTTTAGAAGCCGCCGATGAGGTGATAGTAGTAACAGTGCCTGATCCTGCGGCGATTACCGATGCCTACGCGGTTATAAAAGTAACTTCAAAGATAAAAGACAACATGCTTATGGTTTTTAACATGGTTAAAAACGAAAAAGAAGCGGTTAGAATTTTTGAAAATATCCAAAAGGTAGCGCGCGCAAATATAGGAAGCGAACTGAAGCTTGAGCTTTTGGGCTATTTAAGTGATGATAAAAACGTATCGCGCAGCATAAAGCAGCGAACACTTTTTACTCAGGAGAGTGAATTTAGCTTAAGTAGCGGCGAGATGAAGGATATCGCTTCAAGGCTACTTTACAGATTGGAACGAAAAGTGCTTGATACGACGGATAATAGGAGCTTTAAGGGCTTTTTTAAACGTTTGATAGAGCAATTTTAA
- the folK gene encoding 2-amino-4-hydroxy-6-hydroxymethyldihydropteridine diphosphokinase has product MKIAGMRRFEKSVFFPRVLNYKHGFKNVAVLGLGGNIGEVKKRFDRLYRALQNDKRIHIVESSEILVNEAFGFKEQADFYNSAVLIQTSLSARNFLKITANLERRFGRIRSFKDAPRTLDIDVLYFSGASRNDARLTLPHVGAKSRLSVILPLGLMKRVR; this is encoded by the coding sequence ATGAAGATAGCCGGAATGAGACGTTTTGAAAAAAGCGTTTTTTTCCCGAGAGTTTTAAATTACAAACACGGCTTTAAAAATGTCGCAGTCTTAGGACTTGGCGGTAATATCGGAGAGGTTAAAAAGCGTTTTGATAGGCTTTATAGAGCTTTGCAAAACGATAAACGGATACATATCGTAGAGAGTTCCGAAATTTTAGTAAATGAAGCCTTTGGGTTTAAAGAGCAAGCGGATTTTTATAATTCGGCAGTTTTGATTCAAACTAGCCTAAGTGCTAGAAATTTTCTTAAAATAACGGCGAATTTAGAGAGGCGTTTTGGGCGGATTCGTAGCTTTAAGGATGCGCCAAGAACGCTTGATATAGATGTTTTATATTTTAGCGGAGCGAGTAGAAATGACGCGAGACTTACTCTTCCGCATGTGGGAGCAAAGAGCAGGTTAAGCGTGATTTTGCCGCTTGGGTTAATGAAAAGGGTTAGGTAA